From the genome of Candidatus Electrothrix communis, one region includes:
- a CDS encoding TolC family protein, translating to MKQSIIVFIAFFLLATTGQAGQGKETAKTGRYDLTQVELLDVETAQQIALQDNPNIGAAQARLEQAKAALQQAAAADKPSVDASASTGLGRYADTTYDSVRMADPSADQNYAAGSLGLQASWLLFDGYARKFQQEQARYGVQSSAASRKNTQRILASAVADAFFHGQLALAAIEIATANKGFYEQQLQDAESRLEVGSGSLSDVLNMKVQLNTAKNSLLTSTRDYEVARYALAALLGLADSALPETVKLAELDKDCDISADNTWTAQTDGDKLIAGALQARPDLTALDMQIKAAEFGIEQAKAGDWPIVQLAGKIDGNTQDGLVPTGEDFAASLGVSASWNLYSGGAVDAAVRKARQAKREAKYAYAELRNSIAAEVQQDITRLAAAREQVRLQRETVELVEENRKLAKSEYEAGSASLVRLNEAQRDLTATYGGLVQALVSYQQARHQLLAAVARNLEPFSRLDKSRAAE from the coding sequence GTGAAACAGAGTATAATTGTCTTTATCGCATTTTTCCTGCTGGCTACAACAGGGCAGGCTGGGCAGGGAAAAGAAACAGCGAAAACAGGGCGCTACGATCTGACCCAGGTTGAGCTGTTGGATGTAGAAACCGCGCAACAGATAGCCTTACAGGATAATCCCAATATAGGGGCTGCCCAGGCTCGTCTGGAGCAGGCAAAGGCGGCTCTACAACAGGCTGCCGCAGCAGATAAACCCAGTGTGGATGCCAGCGCCTCAACCGGCCTTGGCCGATACGCTGATACTACCTATGATTCTGTCAGGATGGCAGATCCGTCCGCTGACCAAAACTATGCGGCTGGCTCCCTGGGCCTACAGGCCTCATGGCTCCTCTTTGACGGCTATGCCCGCAAGTTTCAGCAGGAACAGGCACGATACGGGGTGCAATCCTCTGCTGCGAGCAGAAAGAATACGCAGCGCATCTTGGCCTCTGCTGTTGCTGATGCCTTTTTTCATGGTCAGTTGGCCTTGGCCGCTATTGAGATAGCAACGGCCAATAAAGGGTTTTATGAACAGCAACTCCAGGATGCAGAGAGTCGTCTTGAGGTGGGCAGCGGCTCATTAAGCGATGTATTGAACATGAAGGTCCAGCTCAATACGGCCAAAAATAGTTTATTGACCAGTACACGTGATTACGAGGTTGCCCGCTACGCCTTGGCTGCCCTCTTGGGGCTTGCTGATTCTGCCCTGCCGGAAACAGTGAAACTGGCTGAGCTGGACAAGGACTGTGATATTTCAGCCGATAATACATGGACTGCCCAGACTGACGGGGACAAGTTGATTGCAGGGGCCTTGCAGGCACGTCCTGATCTTACGGCCCTGGATATGCAAATCAAGGCTGCTGAATTCGGTATTGAGCAGGCCAAGGCTGGCGACTGGCCCATAGTGCAGCTTGCCGGGAAGATAGATGGTAATACCCAGGATGGCTTGGTTCCTACAGGCGAGGATTTTGCTGCCTCGCTCGGGGTCAGCGCCAGCTGGAATCTCTATTCCGGTGGGGCTGTGGATGCCGCTGTTCGTAAGGCCCGGCAGGCGAAAAGAGAGGCGAAATATGCCTATGCCGAATTGCGTAACAGTATTGCCGCCGAGGTTCAGCAGGATATCACCAGGTTGGCTGCAGCCCGAGAGCAGGTTCGTCTCCAGCGGGAGACGGTTGAGCTGGTGGAAGAAAACCGTAAGCTGGCAAAAAGTGAATATGAGGCAGGCTCAGCCTCGTTGGTCCGCCTGAATGAGGCCCAGCGGGACTTGACAGCCACCTATGGCGGGTTGGTGCAGGCCCTGGTTTCTTATCAGCAGGCCCGGCATCAACTGCTGGCCGCTGTTGCTCGCAATTTGGAGCCTTTTTCCCGTCTTGACAAGTCCCGAGCAGCAGAGTGA